One stretch of Haladaptatus sp. R4 DNA includes these proteins:
- a CDS encoding matrixin family metalloprotease — protein sequence MKRRVLLLVACLVLAGCAGAQFDYTTHTVTNPTRTVNQQTGAETGTGMVADRTNPWGDGPVQIAINASADGSRNYAPEVRQALDYWENHSEQYAGYSVQYELTPNAEHPDLVINFVDTVKSCPRVENAAGCAPYITDSAQISRPMKIDVDDSFSNGSTVLIVKHELGHTLGLNHSSAPQSIMAASAALSTRPQPDATERNLPWGDPDFTVYLGATKDRAAVKNQVRHALDYYADSADGTVPSNVTFSFTRNRSAADIVIQFPETLPCNPGTSGSCGGIRGTDPDGDSALEEYDKLIISISGVDTDTVGWYTGYWLGYGFGLDESELAPPFQHASERERRSDWWK from the coding sequence ATGAAGCGGCGTGTACTGTTGCTCGTTGCCTGCCTCGTCCTCGCAGGGTGTGCTGGCGCGCAGTTCGACTATACGACACACACCGTAACCAACCCGACGCGGACAGTGAACCAGCAGACAGGAGCGGAAACGGGAACCGGAATGGTCGCCGACCGCACGAACCCGTGGGGGGACGGGCCAGTGCAGATTGCGATCAACGCGAGTGCCGACGGTTCGCGTAACTACGCTCCCGAGGTACGACAGGCGCTCGATTACTGGGAGAACCACAGCGAGCAGTACGCTGGCTACTCGGTTCAGTACGAGTTGACGCCGAATGCGGAACATCCCGATCTCGTGATCAACTTCGTCGATACCGTGAAAAGTTGTCCACGCGTGGAAAACGCCGCTGGCTGTGCACCGTACATCACCGACTCCGCGCAGATTTCCCGTCCCATGAAAATCGACGTGGACGACTCGTTTTCGAACGGTTCGACCGTTCTCATCGTGAAACACGAACTCGGCCACACGCTCGGGTTGAACCACAGTTCCGCTCCGCAGTCGATAATGGCCGCCTCGGCGGCACTCTCGACGCGGCCCCAACCGGACGCGACCGAGCGCAATCTCCCGTGGGGGGACCCGGATTTTACGGTGTATCTCGGCGCGACGAAGGACCGCGCCGCGGTCAAAAATCAGGTCCGGCACGCGCTCGACTACTACGCCGATAGCGCGGACGGGACGGTTCCGTCGAACGTTACGTTCTCGTTCACGAGGAATCGGTCCGCGGCCGATATCGTGATTCAGTTCCCCGAGACGCTTCCGTGCAATCCCGGAACGAGCGGGTCCTGCGGCGGTATCCGTGGAACCGATCCCGACGGCGACTCCGCACTGGAGGAGTACGATAAGCTCATCATCTCGATTTCGGGCGTCGATACCGACACTGTCGGGTGGTACACCGGTTACTGGTTGGGCTACGGATTCGGCCTCGACGAGTCGGAACTCGCACCGCCGTTCCAACACGCTTCGGAGCGGGAGCGCAGAAGCGACTGGTGGAAATAA
- a CDS encoding aminopeptidase, producing MDDRVHEHAEILVDWSARVEEGDDVVVVVDEGAHDLAVAVGEKLGERNANMLTVYRSDEIERAFLRTHDGDFDENPAPELAMYENADVVLVLSGTHNTMGKADVPGETKQAYDKSRMLIRETRLGTDWISTQHPTRAYAQQAGMAYEEYRDFVYSAVLRDWEALADEMEKMKTLIDEGSEVRIVKENTDVTMSIEGRTAVNSSASVAYDSHNLPSGEVFTAPHATEGEVFFDVPMTHQGQHIRDVRLTFEDGEVVAFSADTGEDVLADIFDTDEGARKLGELGIGMNRGIDRFTDSILFDEKMGDTIHLAVGRAYDSCLPDGETGNDSAVHVDMITDMSEDSRMEIDGEVVQRNGTFRWEDGFEE from the coding sequence ATGGACGACCGAGTTCACGAACACGCGGAGATTCTGGTCGATTGGAGTGCACGGGTCGAAGAAGGCGACGACGTCGTCGTCGTGGTCGATGAGGGTGCACACGACCTCGCCGTCGCCGTCGGCGAGAAACTGGGCGAGCGAAACGCGAACATGCTGACAGTGTACCGGTCCGATGAGATCGAACGGGCGTTCCTTCGGACACACGACGGCGACTTCGACGAGAACCCTGCACCCGAACTGGCGATGTACGAGAACGCGGACGTCGTTCTCGTCCTCTCCGGAACGCACAACACGATGGGGAAGGCCGACGTTCCGGGGGAGACGAAGCAGGCGTACGACAAATCCCGGATGCTCATCCGCGAGACGCGCCTCGGAACGGACTGGATTTCGACGCAGCATCCAACGCGTGCATACGCACAGCAGGCGGGGATGGCCTACGAGGAGTATCGGGATTTCGTGTACAGCGCCGTGCTCCGCGACTGGGAGGCGCTGGCCGATGAGATGGAGAAGATGAAGACGCTCATCGACGAGGGAAGCGAGGTTCGAATCGTCAAGGAGAACACCGACGTCACGATGTCCATCGAGGGGAGAACGGCGGTCAATAGCTCCGCGTCGGTGGCATACGACTCGCACAACCTCCCCAGCGGCGAGGTGTTTACCGCACCGCACGCCACCGAGGGCGAGGTGTTCTTCGACGTGCCGATGACGCATCAAGGGCAACACATCCGGGACGTTCGGCTCACGTTCGAGGACGGGGAGGTCGTGGCGTTCAGCGCCGACACCGGCGAGGACGTGCTGGCGGACATCTTCGACACCGACGAAGGGGCACGCAAACTCGGCGAACTCGGCATCGGCATGAACCGTGGCATCGACCGCTTTACCGACAGTATCCTCTTCGACGAGAAGATGGGCGATACGATTCACCTCGCTGTCGGACGGGCCTACGACTCGTGCCTTCCCGACGGTGAAACGGGTAACGACAGCGCCGTCCACGTCGATATGATCACCGACATGAGCGAGGACTCGCGCATGGAAATCGACGGTGAGGTCGTCCAACGAAACGGCACGTTCCGGTGGGAAGACGGGTTCGAGGAATAA
- a CDS encoding tetratricopeptide repeat protein yields MSLNSAAEELFGTLVQRHGFLTCVLETDGPTLKRTLADRTGLSQPTVNKALIELRDWDLIESGDDGIVPTSIGILVWEPYRAYERCLAGVVTPGNHGSRWTTDASRRDAMRLVADRRSVIECVETTTRDKRDLVANLDASRSTVNRAVRDLETAGILHRTADGYTVTADGQRVVDRYWSAIATLADILDARDVLVSLPPDDRLRSAMVSDATTEESVDAPPYHLPAGVRERIVTAERVRLSLPALAAPQLLDCCLQQVVRHDVPVELLASQSLLDSITEEFPGPLTTMAAERNPFSAWVPEPESAHVPPFGVVLTEAETTTVTVIAYDEDRTISGVIQTAADDAVRWAEECYTRTFDETVEVTDDLRGLTPATMATGMGLPRTGDAERIARETEAFVRLTPDYFARRDPMSPTTAWRTGFDLVDVHAGYAIDREGTRDEDRFNLTDDLVRSLYRGTDHVLLGSPGSGKSTVCKSVACRWYEQGLGPVFYRGSDTDVMFDSPAVIREQLRTASADGHVLVVVEDAVRMEASDIFRVMKAFRGTDAVTFLLDAREGEWEDPESLPTDAGLEAYRREAIETVSVPPLDDIERERFVRRFELVTGHDVGRAVRRGLDGTTSGGTSGAEQSPPSTRPGEPLLLVHRLVTHADPFTVYDAETPTTFVETVQRALETLPDDGLVLDVSILLMLLDLSGVGVHPALVYALADDEGDIEAVREAFLKLDGRLVFETDPSTDAEAAPYRTIHGAWSALFLDQYLETTTDHAASRRAGRCLTAVLRVADDEKKRERLATVLNVDTTILDRIGSDPGKWADTTVERFFAAGRRRPGLAPLFGRTDDSFFELPAVCSSSMAADCTLWRAQMARETGALDRADDEYEALTPHVSDADGSEWATKLRGQRFHGHGTIAWQRGDFATAEQQYVRALDHYHEADDRRQCAVTRMNLGLVTMARGDIGTAETAFSRCRDLYRELDDMRGEALALTNLAGIVARTDTLETAIEQYRRALDLSDEFDGHQVRANCLHGIGRAVAHRGNLDSATSYCTQGLEYCRESGIRNVEAYCLAQLGLIRRIRGDLDAAERYHRKSLDIRRKTGDRRGEAWSLTTLGTLACERGAEDVADERCRESNELAREISDRTVEADSLVALGEVARKRGDLDTAAERARTALDRYEPAGNRFGAAKCRRVIGRIARDRGRFPIAERRLRQSLDDFHDMGYRYEAARTTVALGTLARERDAHAEACRHWDAGAKLHRNIGAHRAAVKAYERLSAVHEERGEFDVAIEHCESARTIERGTEFLEPSASLSERLTRLTEHRAAAGDN; encoded by the coding sequence ATGTCACTCAACTCGGCGGCGGAAGAACTATTCGGAACGCTCGTCCAGCGTCACGGATTCCTCACCTGCGTACTGGAAACGGATGGACCGACACTGAAACGCACACTCGCCGACAGGACGGGTCTCTCGCAGCCGACCGTCAACAAGGCGCTCATCGAACTGCGCGACTGGGATCTCATCGAATCGGGGGACGACGGTATCGTTCCGACCTCGATCGGGATATTGGTCTGGGAGCCGTATCGTGCGTACGAACGGTGCCTCGCGGGGGTCGTGACCCCGGGAAACCATGGCTCCCGGTGGACGACGGACGCGAGTCGCCGAGACGCGATGCGACTCGTCGCCGACCGACGTTCCGTCATCGAGTGCGTCGAGACGACGACACGGGACAAACGGGATCTCGTCGCAAACCTCGACGCATCCCGTTCGACCGTGAACCGAGCGGTTCGTGACCTCGAAACCGCCGGAATCCTCCACCGGACGGCCGACGGCTACACGGTGACGGCCGACGGCCAGCGGGTCGTGGACCGGTATTGGTCCGCCATCGCCACGCTCGCGGACATCCTCGACGCTCGGGACGTTCTCGTGTCGCTCCCTCCCGACGACAGACTCCGGTCGGCCATGGTTTCCGATGCGACCACCGAGGAGAGCGTCGATGCACCACCGTATCACCTCCCGGCCGGTGTTCGGGAGCGAATCGTCACGGCCGAACGCGTCCGGCTTTCGCTCCCAGCTCTGGCCGCGCCACAGCTGCTCGATTGCTGTCTGCAGCAGGTCGTTCGACACGACGTGCCGGTCGAACTACTCGCCAGCCAGTCGTTGTTGGACTCGATCACGGAGGAGTTCCCGGGACCGCTAACGACGATGGCGGCCGAAAGGAACCCTTTTTCGGCGTGGGTTCCGGAGCCGGAATCGGCTCACGTCCCGCCGTTCGGGGTGGTTCTCACTGAAGCGGAGACGACGACGGTCACCGTTATCGCGTACGATGAGGACCGGACCATTTCGGGGGTGATACAGACCGCTGCCGACGACGCCGTCCGGTGGGCCGAGGAATGCTACACGCGGACTTTCGACGAGACAGTCGAGGTGACGGACGACTTGCGCGGCCTCACACCGGCAACGATGGCAACGGGTATGGGACTGCCGAGAACCGGCGACGCCGAGCGCATCGCACGTGAAACCGAAGCGTTCGTCCGTCTGACGCCCGACTATTTCGCGCGGCGCGATCCGATGTCTCCGACGACCGCGTGGCGGACGGGATTCGACCTCGTAGACGTTCACGCCGGGTACGCCATCGACCGCGAGGGGACACGGGACGAGGACCGATTCAACCTCACCGATGACCTCGTGAGGTCGCTTTACCGCGGGACCGACCACGTGTTGCTCGGTTCCCCCGGTTCGGGAAAGAGCACCGTCTGTAAGTCCGTTGCGTGTCGGTGGTACGAGCAGGGTCTCGGCCCCGTGTTCTACCGCGGAAGCGACACCGACGTGATGTTCGACTCGCCCGCCGTCATCCGGGAACAGCTTCGAACGGCATCGGCGGACGGTCACGTCTTGGTCGTCGTCGAGGACGCGGTGCGGATGGAAGCGAGCGACATCTTCCGGGTGATGAAGGCGTTCCGCGGGACCGACGCCGTGACGTTCCTGCTCGACGCGCGCGAAGGGGAGTGGGAGGACCCCGAGTCGCTCCCGACCGACGCCGGACTCGAAGCGTACCGACGCGAGGCGATCGAGACGGTTTCGGTCCCGCCGCTCGACGACATCGAACGCGAGCGGTTCGTTCGACGGTTCGAGTTGGTGACCGGTCACGACGTCGGTCGTGCGGTTCGACGCGGACTGGACGGGACGACATCCGGCGGCACGAGCGGGGCGGAACAGTCCCCTCCGAGCACCCGCCCGGGCGAGCCGCTATTGTTGGTCCATCGGTTGGTGACACACGCCGACCCGTTCACTGTCTACGACGCCGAGACGCCAACCACGTTCGTCGAAACCGTCCAGCGAGCGCTAGAAACGCTCCCCGACGACGGCCTCGTGCTCGACGTGAGCATCCTCCTGATGCTCCTCGACCTGTCCGGCGTCGGCGTCCATCCCGCGCTCGTGTACGCGCTCGCCGACGACGAAGGGGATATCGAGGCCGTTCGGGAGGCGTTTTTGAAACTTGACGGACGGCTCGTCTTCGAAACGGATCCGTCGACGGACGCGGAAGCTGCCCCGTACCGGACGATTCACGGGGCGTGGTCGGCGCTGTTTCTCGACCAGTATCTCGAAACCACGACCGACCATGCGGCGAGTCGGCGAGCCGGACGATGCCTCACGGCGGTTCTCAGAGTGGCCGACGACGAGAAAAAGCGGGAGCGGCTCGCAACGGTACTGAACGTCGACACGACGATACTCGACCGTATCGGGTCCGATCCCGGCAAATGGGCCGACACGACCGTCGAACGGTTCTTCGCGGCCGGGCGACGTCGCCCCGGACTCGCTCCCTTGTTCGGACGGACCGACGATTCATTTTTCGAGCTTCCTGCCGTCTGTTCGTCCTCAATGGCCGCCGACTGTACGCTGTGGCGGGCGCAAATGGCACGCGAGACGGGCGCACTCGACAGGGCGGACGACGAGTACGAGGCCCTGACCCCCCACGTCTCCGACGCCGACGGCTCCGAATGGGCGACGAAGCTTCGCGGCCAGCGCTTCCACGGTCACGGAACCATCGCGTGGCAACGGGGTGATTTTGCCACCGCCGAGCAACAGTACGTTCGTGCGCTCGACCACTACCACGAAGCGGATGACAGGCGGCAGTGCGCAGTGACGCGCATGAACCTCGGACTGGTCACGATGGCCCGTGGTGACATCGGAACGGCGGAGACCGCTTTCTCCCGGTGTCGTGACCTGTATCGGGAACTCGACGATATGCGCGGAGAGGCGTTGGCGCTGACCAACCTCGCCGGTATCGTCGCGCGGACCGACACGCTGGAGACGGCCATCGAACAGTATCGACGGGCGCTCGACCTCTCGGACGAGTTCGACGGCCACCAGGTGAGGGCCAACTGCCTCCACGGCATCGGTCGAGCCGTCGCCCATCGGGGGAACCTTGATTCGGCGACGTCGTACTGCACCCAAGGGTTGGAGTATTGTCGGGAGAGCGGGATTCGCAACGTCGAAGCGTACTGTCTCGCCCAGTTGGGGTTGATTCGCCGGATACGGGGGGACTTGGACGCTGCCGAACGCTACCATCGGAAGAGCCTCGATATCCGTCGGAAAACCGGCGACAGACGAGGTGAAGCGTGGAGCCTCACGACGCTCGGAACGCTGGCTTGTGAGCGTGGTGCCGAAGACGTTGCCGACGAGCGCTGTAGGGAGAGCAACGAACTCGCTCGGGAGATCAGCGACCGAACGGTCGAGGCCGACAGCCTCGTCGCGCTCGGCGAGGTCGCCCGGAAGCGGGGTGACCTCGATACGGCCGCGGAACGCGCACGCACGGCGCTCGACCGATACGAACCGGCCGGGAACCGGTTCGGTGCGGCGAAATGTCGGCGCGTGATCGGACGAATCGCGCGCGACCGCGGGCGATTCCCGATCGCCGAACGACGGCTCCGGCAGTCGCTCGACGACTTCCACGATATGGGATATCGGTACGAAGCGGCGCGGACGACGGTTGCGCTCGGAACGCTCGCCCGGGAGCGAGACGCTCACGCGGAAGCATGCAGGCACTGGGACGCCGGAGCGAAACTCCATCGGAATATCGGTGCACACCGCGCCGCCGTCAAGGCCTACGAACGACTCTCGGCGGTCCACGAGGAGCGCGGCGAGTTCGACGTCGCAATCGAACACTGCGAGTCCGCTCGCACCATCGAGCGCGGGACGGAGTTTCTCGAACCGTCCGCATCGCTCAGCGAGCGACTGACACGGTTGACGGAGCACCGCGCTGCCGCCGGTGACAACTGA
- the gnd gene encoding phosphogluconate dehydrogenase (NAD(+)-dependent, decarboxylating), giving the protein MQLGVIGLGRMGRIVVDRTLDAGHDIVAYDVAEEAVESAAEGGAEPADSVADLAEKLGDEKRIWLMVPAGDPVDAALEDLEPYLDADDVVVDGGNSYFEDSVRRNETTSATYLDCGTSGGPAGAELGFSLMIGGEQWAYDELTPVFDAVATGPAGHDRMGESGSGHYVKMVHNGVEYALMQTYGEGFELLHEGRYDLDLEAVARTWNNGAVIRSWLLELCEEAFREEGTDLGDVADHIAGGSTGTWTVQEALEQEVPVPLIYEALSERFGSRSGDDGRFSRRLANRLRYGFGRHEVARQE; this is encoded by the coding sequence ATGCAACTGGGCGTCATCGGACTCGGACGGATGGGTCGCATCGTAGTGGACAGAACCCTCGACGCTGGACACGATATCGTGGCGTACGACGTCGCGGAGGAAGCCGTCGAATCCGCCGCGGAAGGGGGCGCGGAACCGGCCGACTCGGTCGCGGACCTCGCGGAGAAACTCGGCGACGAGAAACGGATCTGGTTGATGGTTCCCGCCGGTGACCCCGTGGACGCCGCCCTCGAAGATTTGGAACCGTACCTCGACGCGGACGACGTCGTCGTCGACGGTGGAAACTCGTACTTCGAGGACTCCGTGCGCCGAAACGAGACGACTTCCGCGACCTATCTCGACTGTGGAACGAGCGGCGGCCCGGCGGGGGCCGAACTCGGTTTCTCGCTGATGATCGGTGGGGAGCAGTGGGCCTACGACGAACTAACGCCCGTCTTCGACGCCGTTGCGACCGGCCCGGCGGGACACGACCGGATGGGCGAATCGGGGTCCGGCCACTACGTCAAGATGGTCCACAACGGCGTCGAATACGCACTGATGCAGACCTACGGCGAAGGGTTCGAACTGCTCCACGAGGGGCGCTACGACCTCGATTTGGAAGCCGTCGCGCGGACGTGGAACAACGGCGCGGTCATCCGCTCGTGGCTCCTCGAACTCTGCGAAGAGGCGTTCCGCGAGGAGGGCACCGATTTGGGCGACGTTGCCGACCACATCGCGGGCGGTTCGACCGGAACGTGGACGGTTCAAGAGGCACTCGAACAGGAAGTTCCCGTCCCGCTCATCTACGAGGCGCTTTCCGAGCGGTTCGGCAGTCGTTCCGGGGACGATGGCCGCTTCTCGCGCCGGTTGGCGAACCGACTCCGATACGGGTTCGGTCGGCACGAAGTCGCACGACAGGAGTAA
- a CDS encoding DUF1453 family protein encodes MNVLPVLFTVGIFGVIVYRRFKRSFGRQPVSKKRLGLRAVLITVLVAFVVASSVTSPVNLLEDLVGVGIGGVTAAIGLTFTEFEHTDDGAFYEPHPYVGLAVFALFLLRLASHLYPLVMGNAANSTTTGTSASGMPTDPLTVVVLLVFLGYYACYSTGVLVVSRRTTPTASE; translated from the coding sequence ATGAACGTCCTCCCGGTCCTCTTCACCGTCGGAATCTTCGGCGTGATCGTCTACCGTCGATTCAAGCGGTCGTTCGGGCGGCAACCGGTATCGAAGAAGCGTCTCGGACTCCGAGCGGTGCTCATCACGGTCCTCGTCGCGTTTGTCGTGGCGTCGTCGGTGACGAGTCCGGTGAACCTTCTCGAAGACCTGGTCGGCGTGGGTATCGGCGGCGTCACTGCCGCCATCGGTCTCACCTTCACGGAGTTCGAACACACGGACGACGGTGCGTTTTACGAACCGCACCCGTACGTCGGACTCGCCGTCTTCGCGCTGTTTCTCCTCCGGTTGGCGAGCCACTTGTATCCGCTGGTGATGGGTAACGCGGCGAACTCCACGACGACCGGCACTTCCGCATCCGGAATGCCGACCGATCCGCTGACGGTCGTGGTCCTCCTCGTGTTCCTCGGCTACTACGCCTGTTATTCGACCGGCGTTCTCGTCGTCTCTCGACGGACCACCCCGACGGCGTCGGAGTGA
- the melA gene encoding alpha-galactosidase translates to MPKIALIGAGSMVFARKLIGDILSFEELSSSELSLMDIDEHRLSQTHRIAEAMIENEGLDASVEATLDRREAVADADYVLNMINVGGTEPFENEIRIPEKYGVKQSIGDTTGPGGIFRGLRTIPTILDLAADMEELCPDAHLLNYTNPMAILCKALFDATDIDVVGLCHSVPHTAEAIAEYVGVPASELEYWVAGINHMAWFLECEHDGHSVYPALRDAAENDETYRKDTVRFEMLKHFGAFPTESSHHMSEYVPYVRTDDAAIEEMVGTNFAERMPTATYLEGWKARSAERDDPELGIDLDSVGVERSEEYASRIIHSLETGTQRRFNLNVPNATNAIENLPNDACVEVPVFVDGTGLHPASVGALPTQLAALDRQHSAVYELTVEGALEGNREKIHQAVKLDPLSAAACSLDELHEMTEELIEANAEYIPTLE, encoded by the coding sequence ATGCCGAAGATTGCCCTGATCGGTGCGGGGAGTATGGTCTTTGCGAGGAAATTGATCGGGGATATACTCTCGTTCGAGGAGCTTTCGAGCAGCGAACTCTCGTTGATGGACATCGACGAGCACCGCCTCTCCCAAACCCATCGAATCGCCGAGGCGATGATCGAGAACGAAGGGCTCGATGCGAGCGTCGAAGCGACACTCGACCGCCGAGAAGCGGTCGCGGACGCGGACTACGTCCTGAACATGATCAACGTCGGCGGAACCGAACCGTTCGAAAACGAGATTCGTATCCCCGAGAAGTACGGCGTGAAACAATCCATCGGCGACACGACCGGACCGGGCGGGATTTTCCGCGGACTCCGTACGATTCCGACGATACTCGACCTCGCCGCCGACATGGAAGAATTGTGCCCCGATGCCCACCTTCTCAACTACACGAACCCGATGGCGATCCTCTGTAAAGCTCTGTTCGACGCGACTGACATCGACGTCGTCGGTCTCTGTCACTCCGTTCCGCACACGGCCGAGGCCATCGCGGAGTACGTCGGCGTCCCGGCGTCGGAACTGGAGTACTGGGTCGCGGGTATCAACCATATGGCGTGGTTCCTGGAGTGTGAACACGACGGCCACTCCGTCTACCCGGCGCTCCGTGACGCCGCCGAGAACGACGAAACTTATCGAAAGGACACGGTCCGGTTCGAGATGCTGAAACACTTCGGCGCGTTTCCCACCGAATCGAGCCATCACATGAGCGAGTACGTCCCGTACGTCCGCACCGACGACGCGGCCATCGAGGAGATGGTCGGGACGAACTTCGCGGAGCGGATGCCCACCGCGACGTATCTGGAAGGGTGGAAAGCCCGTTCGGCGGAACGGGACGACCCCGAACTCGGCATCGACCTCGATTCGGTCGGCGTCGAGCGCTCGGAGGAATACGCGTCCAGAATCATCCACTCGCTCGAAACCGGTACCCAGCGGCGGTTCAACCTGAACGTCCCGAACGCGACGAACGCCATCGAGAACCTCCCGAACGACGCCTGCGTCGAAGTCCCCGTTTTCGTCGACGGAACCGGTCTTCACCCCGCGTCGGTCGGCGCGCTTCCGACCCAACTCGCCGCGCTCGACCGCCAGCATTCGGCCGTGTACGAACTCACCGTCGAAGGTGCGCTCGAAGGAAACCGGGAGAAAATCCACCAAGCCGTCAAACTCGACCCGCTTTCCGCCGCGGCCTGTTCGCTGGACGAACTCCACGAGATGACCGAGGAACTCATCGAAGCCAACGCCGAATACATCCCGACGCTGGAATAG
- a CDS encoding MATE family efflux transporter, giving the protein MTSTQSSSSITEGGLVRPMFELAWPIVVIQLLQVMYNVADTFWLGRLSSAAVGAMSIAFPLIFFLISVAGGFTTAGSILVAQFTGADSEGSAGKVAGQILSFVLLLSVLLAIAGYFLTEPMLSVMPSQGATATQVVPLAREYMETYFLGLPFLFGFFVFTSLMRGYGNTRTPMRIMLVSVAVNVVLDPVLIFGAGPIHGMDVRGAALATISARAVASVLGLYVLFYTDAGPNVSVDDLVPDLGLIWKIIRIGTPSALEQSTSSLAMISLTAMIVQFQPAVVSAYGLGNRLVSLVFLPAMGLGRATNTMVGQNLGAKKPDRAERAVWLAAKVGAGVMFIVAIVAALFPHPIVGVFMATGTDQAHETVKFGSQYLRIRSVEFAFMAVLQVLLGAYRGAGNTKLAMAFSMITLWLGRVPTVYFLAFVQHMGPTGIWVGMAFGNIIGAIVAALWFTRGTWKRTVIDEPSVTLTDGEGE; this is encoded by the coding sequence ATGACCAGCACACAGTCCAGCAGTTCGATCACAGAGGGTGGACTGGTGCGACCGATGTTCGAACTCGCGTGGCCGATCGTCGTCATTCAGCTTCTACAGGTGATGTACAACGTTGCGGACACCTTTTGGCTGGGACGGTTGTCGTCCGCCGCGGTCGGCGCGATGAGTATCGCATTTCCGCTCATCTTCTTCCTCATCTCCGTCGCGGGCGGGTTTACGACGGCCGGGAGCATCTTGGTCGCCCAGTTCACCGGGGCGGACAGCGAAGGATCCGCGGGAAAAGTCGCGGGCCAGATTCTCTCGTTCGTCCTGTTACTCTCCGTCCTCCTCGCTATCGCCGGATACTTCCTCACCGAACCGATGCTCTCGGTGATGCCGTCGCAGGGCGCGACGGCCACGCAGGTCGTTCCGCTCGCTCGGGAGTACATGGAGACGTACTTCCTCGGATTGCCCTTCCTGTTCGGGTTCTTCGTCTTCACGTCGTTGATGCGCGGGTACGGCAACACCCGTACCCCGATGCGTATCATGCTAGTGAGCGTCGCCGTCAACGTCGTTCTCGACCCGGTTCTCATCTTCGGGGCGGGACCGATTCACGGCATGGACGTTCGGGGCGCGGCGCTCGCGACCATCTCCGCACGGGCCGTTGCGAGCGTTCTCGGACTGTACGTCCTCTTCTACACCGACGCAGGACCGAACGTCAGCGTCGACGACCTCGTCCCGGACCTCGGTCTTATCTGGAAGATAATCCGAATCGGCACGCCGAGCGCTCTCGAACAGTCCACGAGTTCGCTCGCGATGATTTCGCTGACCGCGATGATCGTCCAGTTCCAACCGGCGGTGGTCAGCGCCTACGGACTCGGAAACCGCCTCGTGTCGCTCGTGTTCCTCCCGGCGATGGGGCTGGGACGAGCGACGAACACGATGGTGGGTCAGAACCTCGGCGCGAAGAAACCCGACCGTGCGGAGCGGGCGGTGTGGCTCGCGGCGAAGGTTGGCGCGGGTGTGATGTTCATCGTTGCAATCGTTGCAGCGTTGTTTCCCCACCCTATCGTCGGCGTCTTCATGGCGACTGGAACCGACCAAGCCCACGAAACGGTCAAGTTCGGGAGTCAGTACCTCCGGATACGATCGGTCGAGTTCGCGTTTATGGCCGTCCTACAGGTGCTCCTCGGCGCGTATCGCGGTGCAGGCAACACGAAATTGGCGATGGCGTTCTCGATGATCACGCTGTGGCTCGGGCGCGTCCCGACGGTGTACTTCCTCGCGTTCGTCCAGCATATGGGGCCGACTGGTATCTGGGTAGGGATGGCCTTCGGAAATATAATCGGAGCCATCGTGGCGGCTCTGTGGTTCACACGCGGGACGTGGAAGCGGACGGTCATCGACGAACCGAGTGTTACCCTCACTGACGGTGAAGGGGAATGA